One genomic segment of Cololabis saira isolate AMF1-May2022 chromosome 22, fColSai1.1, whole genome shotgun sequence includes these proteins:
- the myl12.1 gene encoding myosin, light chain 12, genome duplicate 1: protein MSSKRAKGKTTKKRPQRATSNVFAMFDQSQIQEFKEAFNMIDQNRDGFVDKEDLHDMLASLGKNPTEDYLEAMMMEAPGPINFTMFLTMFGEKLNGTDPEDVIRNAFACFDEEGTGSIQEDYLRDLLTTMGDRFTDEEVDELFREAPIDKKNNFNYVEFTRILKHGARDKDD, encoded by the exons ATGTCTAGCAAAAGGGCTAAGGGAAAGACCACGAAGAAGCGCCCTCAGCGCGCGACTTCCAATGTCTTCGCCATGTTCGACCAGTCCCAGATCCAGGAGTTTAAGGAGGCCTTCAACATGATCGACCAGAACCGTGACGGCTTTGTTGACAAGGAGGACCTCCACGACATGCTGGCCTCACTGG GGAAAAATCCAACAGAAGATTACCTGGAGGCTATgatgatggaagctcctggacCCATCAACTTCACAATGTTCCTCACCATGTTTGGAGAGAAGCTCAACGGCACAGATCCCGAGGATGTGATCAGAAATGCATTTGCTTGCTTTGACGAGGAGGGGACAG GTTCCATCCAGGAGGATTACCTCAGAGACCTGCTCACAACAATGGGTGACCGATTCACAGATGAGGAGGTGGACGAGCTCTTCAGGGAGGCTCCCATCGACAAGAAGAATAACTTCAACTACGTTGAGTTCACGCGCATCCTAAAGCACGGTGCCAGGGATAAGGACGATTAA